A DNA window from Boseongicola sp. contains the following coding sequences:
- the ccoS gene encoding cbb3-type cytochrome oxidase assembly protein CcoS, which translates to MNVLVFLMPVSLGLGLLGLLAFIWSLKTKQYEDLAGIAERILMDMKPSVHSGNYTSQSDKNHKV; encoded by the coding sequence ATGAATGTTCTGGTGTTCCTGATGCCGGTTTCCTTGGGACTAGGCCTGCTGGGCCTTTTGGCTTTCATATGGAGCCTCAAAACTAAGCAATATGAGGACCTCGCCGGAATTGCCGAGCGTATCCTAATGGATATGAAACCGTCCGTGCATTCAGGCAATTACACTTCTCAGAGTGACAAAAACCACAAGGTCTAA